A stretch of Blautia liquoris DNA encodes these proteins:
- a CDS encoding NAD-dependent protein deacylase, whose amino-acid sequence MNDFEMAKKIIQEGSNIVFFGGAGVSTASGIPDFRSATGLYNRKAGSDYSPEYMLSHTFFIKHPDYFYDYLRNNLYYPKAQPNDAHQALAKLEKEGKLTAVVTQNIDGLHQAAGSKNVIEFHGSSNRFHCMQCKKEYSAELVYQSTDVPRCDVCGGLVRPDIVLYEEPIDPNVYQRAIEAVSNADILIVGGTSLVVYPAAGLLAYYDKKKLILINQETTVNDHAANYIIKGDISQILKELAD is encoded by the coding sequence ATGAATGACTTTGAGATGGCAAAAAAAATCATACAGGAAGGAAGCAATATTGTGTTTTTTGGCGGAGCAGGTGTGTCCACTGCATCAGGAATTCCAGATTTCAGATCAGCGACGGGTCTGTATAATCGGAAAGCGGGAAGTGATTATTCACCGGAGTATATGTTAAGCCATACCTTTTTCATAAAACATCCAGATTATTTTTATGATTATCTGAGGAATAATTTATATTACCCTAAAGCCCAGCCAAATGATGCACATCAAGCATTGGCGAAACTGGAAAAAGAAGGCAAACTGACCGCCGTGGTCACACAAAACATTGATGGACTCCATCAGGCCGCCGGTTCGAAAAACGTAATTGAGTTTCACGGAAGCAGCAACAGATTCCACTGCATGCAATGTAAAAAGGAATATTCAGCAGAATTGGTGTATCAGTCGACAGATGTTCCAAGATGTGATGTATGTGGAGGACTGGTGAGACCTGATATTGTATTATATGAGGAGCCAATTGACCCAAACGTGTATCAGCGGGCAATTGAAGCAGTGTCGAATGCAGATATTTTGATCGTCGGAGGGACATCTCTGGTTGTTTATCCGGCGGCAGGACTTCTCGCATATTATGATAAAAAGAAATTGATTTTGATTAATCAGGAAACAACGGTCAATGACCATGCGGCAAATTATATAATAAAAGGAGATATATCACAGATTCTGAAAGAACTGGCAGATTAA
- the mscL gene encoding large conductance mechanosensitive channel protein MscL, with translation MEKKGFIAEFKEFIMQGNVMDLAVGVIIGGAFQNIVSSLVADIIMPLITMVTGGVNFENWFISLNGHHYDTLAEAAAAKAPTLNFGVFITSILQFLIMALVIFMLIKTLNKISATANHVRGIEEEEEDTTKICPYCKSEIDIEATRCPHCTSILDDTRAEVHPE, from the coding sequence ATGGAAAAGAAGGGATTTATCGCCGAATTCAAAGAATTCATCATGCAGGGTAACGTTATGGATCTGGCAGTCGGTGTTATCATCGGCGGAGCCTTCCAAAATATTGTCAGTTCTCTGGTGGCCGATATCATCATGCCTCTTATCACGATGGTCACCGGAGGCGTCAATTTTGAAAACTGGTTTATATCTTTGAATGGTCATCACTATGACACACTTGCCGAGGCTGCTGCTGCAAAGGCTCCTACCTTAAATTTCGGAGTGTTTATCACCAGTATTCTTCAATTTTTAATTATGGCTCTGGTTATATTTATGCTGATCAAAACACTGAACAAAATCTCTGCCACAGCTAACCATGTCAGAGGAATCGAAGAAGAGGAGGAAGATACCACTAAAATCTGTCCTTACTGCAAGTCGGAGATTGATATTGAAGCGACACGCTGCCCTCATTGTACTTCTATATTAGACGATACCAGGGCAGAAGTTCATCCTGAATAA